The following DNA comes from Rhodohalobacter mucosus.
CCCGATAATGTTTCCACCCATTTTTCTGATCAGGTTGCTGGCGGCGGCAGAAGTACCTCCGGTTGCCATCAGATCATCATGGATCAACACGTTGTCACCTGATTGAATTGAATCGGTATGAACTTCAAGAGAATCTGTGCCATATTCAAGTTCATATTCGATGGAGTGTGTTGAAGCCGGTAATTTTCCCGGTTTACGTATAGGAACAAAACCCGCATGAAGATCCTGAGCCAGATTGGTTCCAAAGAGAAAGCCTCTTGATTCAAGGCCTGCAACAAAATCAATTTTAGCCCCTCTGAAAGGTTCTGCCAGTAACCTCGAGGTAAGTTCAAGAAGGTAACGATCTTGAAGCAACGGGGTGATATCTTTAAAAATGATTCCGGGTTTGGGGAAATTCGGAACACTCCGCACGTTTCCCAATAGTAAATCCCGTAATGATTTGTCTATATTTGAGTGTGCCATTGATGGCTTTCTGATTAACATCCCCGCGTCTTAAACAAGTAGCTAACATAACACTTTCTCCCCAAATGTTTAACCAAAACCCGTTCAATAGTACCAATATGGACAAAAAGTTTATGATCGAAGCATTTAAACTTGCTGAAAGGGCGTATATGGAGAAAGAGATACCTGTTGGAGCCGTTGTAGTGCATCAAAACCGCATAATCGGTAAAGGATACAATCAGGTGGAGCGACTGAAAGATCCCACAGCACATGCCGAAATGATTGCCATATCCGCTGCTTGTGCTGCACTAGAAAACAAGTATCTGGAAGGTTGTACTCTGTATGTTACCCTTGAGCCCTGCCCGATGTGTGCCGGGGCCATGGTCTGGGCAAAACTTGACCGGGTGGTTTTTGGAGCTATGGACGAAAAAGCGGGCGCATGTGGAACCCGGTTTAATATTGCATCGAGCGCACATTTAAATCATCGTCTTGAAGTTA
Coding sequences within:
- a CDS encoding adenine phosphoribosyltransferase, with the protein product MAHSNIDKSLRDLLLGNVRSVPNFPKPGIIFKDITPLLQDRYLLELTSRLLAEPFRGAKIDFVAGLESRGFLFGTNLAQDLHAGFVPIRKPGKLPASTHSIEYELEYGTDSLEVHTDSIQSGDNVLIHDDLMATGGTSAAASNLIRKMGGNIIGYSFVMEISALGGRRFLDQNLPVHSLLKV
- the tadA gene encoding tRNA adenosine(34) deaminase TadA; amino-acid sequence: MDKKFMIEAFKLAERAYMEKEIPVGAVVVHQNRIIGKGYNQVERLKDPTAHAEMIAISAACAALENKYLEGCTLYVTLEPCPMCAGAMVWAKLDRVVFGAMDEKAGACGTRFNIASSAHLNHRLEVIQGVMEADSGYLLKQFFEERR